Genomic window (Ureibacillus composti):
AAATCATTTACAAGAACAAATTCGAGATTATGAAAAATCTTTTGCTTCAAACCAAAATGAGTATGAGCAAATGGTAGATGAAGCTGAACGAATCCGCCTACTATTGGGTCAAATTCCGGCAGTAGGGGAGGGGATTAAAGTAACATTAAAAGATGGAGAATACAATCCAAATACAACCAATCCTAATGATTATATCGTTCATGAAAGTCATATATTTATGGTCATTAATGAATTGAGAATTTCTGGTGCAGAGGCTATTTCTGTCAATGGTCAAAGATTAAAGGCTAATTCATATATACGCTGTAATGGACCAGTTATTACAGTGGATGGAAAACAATATCCGGCACCTTTTGAAATTGCAGCGGTTGGAAATTCTGATACATTAATTGACTCTTTGCAAATGGTTGGTGGAGTTTTTGATCAATTATTAAATGACCAAATTGTAGTAACGCTTGAAGAGAGTGGTAAGATTTCGATGCCTACTGTAAATGAAGAAAGTTAAATAGATCCTAACCGTCTACTCTTCAACACTTTACATATTTGATGGCTTCAATCTTTTAAAAGATATATAAATAAAAATGGAATGCTCTTGACAGTATTTCGAACGTGCACAAATATGGTTATCTAACCTCCTACCGATATCAAAGAAGTTAGGTGATATGGGGGGATTTTGGAGGAAATCAAGT
Coding sequences:
- a CDS encoding DUF881 domain-containing protein translates to MKNRFPNRKSPKFTRKQFILLIVLITTGFIIGYSYNLSKDEVKITNNFLQQDESYREELIDQKERNKELMDEVNHLQEQIRDYEKSFASNQNEYEQMVDEAERIRLLLGQIPAVGEGIKVTLKDGEYNPNTTNPNDYIVHESHIFMVINELRISGAEAISVNGQRLKANSYIRCNGPVITVDGKQYPAPFEIAAVGNSDTLIDSLQMVGGVFDQLLNDQIVVTLEESGKISMPTVNEES